In Drosophila subpulchrella strain 33 F10 #4 breed RU33 chromosome X, RU_Dsub_v1.1 Primary Assembly, whole genome shotgun sequence, the DNA window aaaaccctgcacatttcttgttttatcaaaaatgcttaatattttaaaattatattgtttAATAACAACGATGGTGGTGTTAATGACCACTAGAGTGCCAAGTATGTATATTAGACAATGTTAGCAATTTGTTGTCGCAATTTGTACACTTTATTATTAGAAGCTATATGATGAAATTGTGTACTACACCCAAATGTCAACAAAATCgtttatgaaatatttttattgccaCTTGCTTCCAATCCTCTTTTGTTTTGCATACCTGCTCAAATAAATTGCCTAAGCTAAGTATTTTAAAAGTGGCTTATAAATACGTAAGATAGCGGATCGACGAATTGCACATGTAGGTTTCCTAGTATTGAACAGGTTTTAATCAACTTGATAAAGTAactaaaaatatatctatataaaCTGGAATATAAGTTAGGATTATCATTAAGGATCGTAGGTCAACTTAACCAACATTTCATGTCTGTTAAGcaatcattattaaatatatatacctgTTTTTCCAGCCCTTTTCATGATCAACCACCCCAAGATGACTCAGGAGACGGCTCCCCATTTGAAGGTTGTGATGAGTGGAGCCGCTCCCATTGGCCAGCACGATGTGGAGCGCTTCCTGAACAAGTGAGTCCACGATGAATAACTTGAGATGAACTCGGCTTATAATATGTCCTGTCTGTAGATTCCCGAAAGCCGTCTTCAAGCAGGGATACGGCATGACCGAGGCCTCACCCGTGGCCCTCCTGACGCCGGAGGGCAACAAGGTCTACGCCTCCACCGGAGTGCTGCCGGCCAGCACGGAGGCCAAGATCGTGCCCCTGGACGGCGGCAATGCCAAGGGCGTGGGTCCACGCACCACCGGCGAACTGTGCATCCGTGGTCCCCAGGTGATGGCTGGCTATTTAAACAACGAGGAGGCTAACCAAGTCACCTTTTATCCGGGCAACTGGCTGCGCAGCGGCGATGTGGCCTTCTACGATGAGGACGGTCTCTTCTACATCACCGACCGCATGAAGGAGCTGATCAAGGTGAAGGGATTCCAGGTGCCGCCAGCTGAACTGGAGGCAGTGCTGCGCGATCACCCGAAGATCCTGGAGGCGGCCGTATTCGGTATTCCCCACGAGCTCAACGGCGAGGCTCCGCGGGCCATTGTGGTCCTGCGCCAGGGAGAGAAGGCCAGCGCCGAGGAAATCTCCGCCTACGTGGCCGAACGGGTGGCCCACTACAAGAAGCTCGAGGGCGGCGTGATCTTCGTGGACGAGGTGCCCAAGAATCCCACCGGCAAGATTCTGCGCCGCGAGCTCAAGGAAAAGTTCTCCGACTAGAAGGGATCTTCATAGGTTAAGACATATTatttgtgatttttttttcgttcGTCTCAATCGGGGGTGGCCCATAGACTCCTAGAGAGCTTCAAGCTGTCTGCTCCTCAGAGAAAGACCAAGCCTATGGTCCAACTTGAAGAGCTCTATCGGTTTGTGGCAACACCCCGCAGAACATGTATGTACATGATAAACATCAATGTTGGCCCTGGATCCACCCTGATCCCTGGGCACTGGTTTAGACATTGCATTTACCAATTCGAAAATATTTAGTTCTTAGGCTTAGGCATAGGTCTCGATTAGTCGCTCGATTGGTCCATAGTTAGTAAGTGTAGATTAGACAGACGTTAGACCCTATCCATAAACATATACGTATATATAAAGAGTAATCTGTATGCTTGTACTCCAACCTTTGATAATACTTAATGCAGAAACCCGATATTTTACTATGATATAccctatatacatatatatttttttttgcctagTACTGTAAGATAATTGTTTGTTAAACGTATTGAAAGACGGCGGCATGCCAAATCCATTACTATATATGCCATGTATGCCACAATGTTTGAAAATAAAGACGATATGAACTAGTTGAAATGATCGAGTATTTATGGAAGGAACTTCTTCAAAAGATCTTCTTTAAAGTTACAAGGGAATACAAATGTAGGTTCTTGATCCTGAGTATTGACTGACTATGTTTACATTAAATGGTTCCTTACTAAGACATTTTTAAGGATTACCCAAAACATTCCCCTGATTAATAAGCCTTGGAAATATATATCGAACTATTAATGATGCACCACTTTTTACCCATTGATCATCGCCAAAGTTGATTGCAATATTCCAGTCCTAAGATCAATcactttaaaaagtatttttcaatttatttatttacgacaaaatacacaaaattTTACATTTGATTTATTTAGGTTTAGCTTTTAGTTTAGTTCTTCGGTTGGTTGGTATTCTTGTTCTTTTTCTCTTTCACACTgcattacatttaaaattacttGCACTTAATATacaatagaaaaaaaatatatatgtaagtaTGTGTGTGTCTaatgggtgtgtgtgtgtgtcatTCGGAGAAGTGCTTACAAAAATGAGGGTTAATTACACTAGCAAAATGAAAGGGCTGGATAAATTGTTTAACTATGTAAATTCCAGTTAGATGTTATTGTAGttattaacaaaattagttcccttttttcttttaaatatatattatttattttttctcgcCTTTTGCTATTAACTAAACAGTGTAAGAATAAAgtacaaaaattgtaaatgcATATTCGTAGTTCAATATGTGttattatacatataaaaaataaacaagaaaacatATATTAATCGACACAGACATACATAGATGTGTGAAAGTTTTGTATAACAACAAATTAATATTGGTTTCGCTTTGTGCActaaaatgaatataaaaattcgaaCGCATGTGTGttagtgtgtgtgtgggttttGGAAGAGCGCCAAGTTCAGAAAAAGTAGTATTGTAAAGTTCCATATGAGTTATTCACAAATGATCGATCGAtcgaaatatttaacttttggtATTTTTAGCAACTATCAGACATAATTAAAGGCAGACAAAATTTAACGAGattgaaaattaaacttaaaGCCAAATTGGCGCGTTCAAGTAAAAATAAACGTTTACAAACATTAAAGAAAAACTTGTATAATAGCCATACGATTATAGCCACTGTATACTAAgtgaatttaaactataatAAATGTGTCTGAAAGTATGCAAGCTATTACACAATCCCATTCGGTTAAGTGAGGCCGTTGAATTTTATGGTTAGAAACTCGATCGGTCAACTTGTATAGTCGCACTCTTTCGCCCTCTCTCTTTCCATTTGGCTCACTAGCTTATAGATTTGGCTTTAGTCGATAGGCAGTAGTTGTAGTTTGGGCAGATGAAAATTCCGTTACCAGATCGAAATCGTGTGACGAAGAGAGGGAAAAAGGGGGCTGCATATATACAACTTTACAACACTGTTAATAAATTTATGCCTTTACAACACTGTGTGGCATGAAATTTGATGTGGTTACTTAGAAGAACTCTTTGTGTTTAGCATGTCTGCATGtacatatatagtatatatagtATAGTAAATAAATAGCTAACACTCTGCTTAAATGGTTTTcgctttaaagttatacaaatTTCACGTTGATTTTTTGTTATCGTTATCGGTATTTCGTTTTCGACAGAAAAGGCCACAAAATGTTGCGTACGAAATGCATAACTTTAGCTGAGATTAACgttggtttttttgtttcttgttTTGTTTCTTTGATTGTTACCCGGGCAAacatcacacacacacacactggcacACCACACAGACGAGGCAAGTGTATGTGTGTATTGCATGTgtgcatatacatatacaaatatatatatatatatatacgtataaataaatataatatcgGAGTACATTTTGCTACGTTCGATTCCATTTCGAAACTCAAATTTGGAGTCTCAAGTTCCGTTTGCCGCTGTCTCTCTCTAACAAAtgcactctctctctctctctctctttctctagCACACTAGCTCCATCCTTTTCTGTCATTCTTTTTCGGTTTTAGATCAGTTACAATTCCTCAGCGTTGCGTTACGTTGTCATTGCCATTTCCTGGATGTCCCATTCCATTAGGTTTCACGCCTTGGCCCCTGGGATCTTGGATAGAACCTTGGACAGATCCACTCCGGTCAGGGCGTTGATCGAGGGCGGCAGCTGGGCCACCAAGCGGGTCACGTCGTTGGTGATATTGTCGTTGCCTCCGATCAGGACGATCTCATCCGTCTTGGCCAGTGGAGCGGCCACCTCGGCGGCAATCTGTGGGGGATTTTGAAAAGCTTTTTAGTAGAGTTCCCGAAACTATAAACCAATGATCACTTACCTTCGGCAGCGATTCGAGCACGATGTTCATGATGGCAGCGTCGCCATACTGCTTGTACACATGGGCCTTCATCCGCATGCGCTCCGCCTCCGCCTTGCCCACCAGCTCGATGGCATGGGCCTCCGCCGATCCGATCTTCCGGATCCGCTCCGCCTCGGCACGGGCACCCTCAATGGTCTGGCATCTGGAGGGGTGGAATAAAAATGGTTTAAGTATGGCATTTATTTTACAAGTCCTTAAGTTCCCAATAGGGGTTAACTGAAGTACAAATGCCACATTCACTATCTACAATAAAATTACTAGCCTTGGGGCTATAAATAGCTAAGTATTGCCATTTATTACATGGAGGCTGCAATCATTCGTGCCAAAATTGAATGTATCTACAGACAGATAATGGCCACCCACACGTTGCTATAACATGACAAAGCATGCAACGTTGGATCTTTAATTCCCATAGCGATTACTATTTTGCTCTATAGATGAGGCCGTAAATTATAGATGACCTTAATACAAGTAAAACTCTgattccaaataaataaaatcaaccTGCTTTTGATTGATTGATCCCATTTTAGGTTAGACTTCAATAAATTTTAGGGACTTCGCCAAAtactaaagaattcgcgtagtTTTTGTATACTCACTGCTTGGCCTGGGCGAGGGTCTGGAGGCGGAAGGCCTCCGCCTCGGCGGGCAGCTTCACGTTGCCAGTGAGCTCCCGATCCTTGCGGTGCACCTCCTGCGTCTCGATCTCGATCTGCTTGCGTCGCTCCACCACCTCGATCTGGATCTCCTCGTTACGGATTCGCTGACGGATCTTGGCCGCCTGCAGTTCGTAGGCCAGCTGCGATTCGGCCTTGGCCGTGTTGATCTCCTGATCGAAATTGGCCTTCTGCAGCTTGTACATCCTTGTGTTGTCCTCGATCTTCGTGTCCGTGGAGTACTTCACGTCCATGGCGCTCTTCTCGCACTCGGCCTCACGGATGCCGGCATCACGATTGGCCTCCGCCACTCCGGCATCGGCGTCCCGCTTGACCACAGCGGTCTGGGCCTTGCCCAGCGAGGCCAGGTACTGCACATCATCGTAGACGTCCTTGATGGTAAAGGAGAGTATCTCGATGCCCATGCGACCCACGTCCGGAGCGGCCACCTCGCGGACCAAGGCCGCGAACTGGTCGCGGTCCTTGTACACCTCTTCGACTGTAAGCGTTCCTGCAAGGTCACAAGCGAAGAAATCGAATATTAAATGGGTGTCACCGTGGGGGGaggtaaatataaatatagatGGTAAACAAAGAAAACCATCAGGTGTATATACACTGGTGGAACTAACTTTGAACCATCTGGGTTCCCAAGCCTCTAAAGTATAcctattttataatataaatcaatctataaataaatgtttatattatttcaaagattaaatacaaaactgattttgtatCAAAGTCTTGTTGAAGTATTgagttttgtttgttttgacTACTGTAATCCCAGTCTAACGTTTCAACATGAAGTACCTTAAGTCTTGGAAAAGACATGCAATTATGCAATTTGATATGCAATATACAAATCACGTTCTCAAATCGGAATCAAGTTGTAGGAACCTTGAAGTGGCGAATATCGTCGCACGTACTTAAATAGAAGGACGAATTGCAAATTTGTAGGAAATACAACATTGCGAATGCTTTCATCGTgttgacaaacaaataaatatgttttagACACTTGTAAGTACACTGTTCGCAGGCCACAGATAAGAGCCCCGTAGATATGATAGTAAACCGACTAAGGGTGACCACTGGGCTCGGGGTGATATTCTCGTTGTGCAAGTGTTTGGGGTGTGTTTTGGGGTGGCTCTTTCCACCTTTAATCGATGACCTTACCGCCTGACCACCAGCGTGGTGACGCCCACTATCAGGGCCACCTTGAAGACGCCCATCCACACGGCGGACATGTCGTCGAACAACTGTTTCGGGGGCCACCGAACGGGGGTCTACTTATTGGATTGCTATCTGGTCACTGGGCTGCTTCGGCGCTATCTAACCATCTATCTTGCtggcttttaattaaatcatgCCGTGTTCTCTACGCGTTTTGACGTCATTTGTCGCAGTCTTATCGGTGGCGTTGATAAGAGTTCTATGCCATAGTGACGTCACTAGAAGAAGGGGTTCAAGCGGGAATAAATCGGATCTCGGTGGTAACTCCGAGATCACAGCTGTTTTCCTTGACGCGGGCAGGTCTCCATGACACccacaattattattatattagcTTTTGAACCCCCCTGCTATTCACACGcgattcaaaaaaataaaacccacAACCGGAGCGTCTCACGATGCGCTTCCAACTGACTGACAGCTCAAATTGTCCGGAGACTCGGACTCGGATTCGGAATGGGTATGGGAATCGGTACTGGAATCGGGTACCGGCTCgcaaaatgaaattgtaatcGCGCCGCCAATTGGAAACCGCCTTGAGGTCTCGAGCGTCTCGCAAACATACGATATACTCAACTATAGTAAACTATAACGACTGGGGTTCGATGGTCTCATAAACCCTCGACTCGAGTTATGTTTAATTAAAAGCTGTAGATTGGCCATCAAGGTCGCGGGAAGGTCTAGGCAAACAGAACTGCAAAGAGTTGAGAATGCAAACAGGCGATTGAAAGCTAGTATAGGGGTTCTCTAAGtgaaagaaaatattaaagttgtATTCCTCAAATATAAGAAACGATTTTAGGGtgttataaataatgtaataTTTCTGTGGTCTTCGTAATAAACACCCATGTTGGGCAGAAACAAATCAAATAACGACAAATAGAGAAACAACAATAATagcaccagtttacaaaaaaaaattgatgaaatacgcacttcaggaaacctttgttttccggtaagatacatctccctgattaagaaaagggcatttaaaattttttctatggtaccaattttttttaaagtgtaaaaaacgtttttcgcacttttttattttttaactcgagttgtgataaaccgaattcggtcattaaagactcattttacaggtaatggaatgccctttaactttcttgtaCACAtcgttgagttccattcattagtttagaagctacacttcgtcaaagttgaaaaagttggaaaaaatgcaaaaacgctggcataaattgcttctttaaaaatacacgcctaaaaaccgaaattagttttatgttgttttcttaaaggctgaactttaacggagaatataagccattgatcacgacaatccgttggtaaatcgattttttacagatttttaaacgtatatacccaagttcagtgttcgggagcagcggccgttaaacattattttaaattttcagtgttggggaacgtaagattttggtgcaagttgtagtgcataacgtcagtttccttgctaatttcttgctaaaaatatatgaaaatgatttccttgtaactgcaatcgcatcctttttagcttgcccagcactaatagcaaagaaactgacgttatgcataactacttgcaccaaaatcttacgttccccaacactgaaaatttaaaataatgtttaacggccgctgctcccgaacactgaacttgggtatatacgtttaaaaatctgtaaaaaatcgatttaccaacggattgtcgtgatcaatggcttatattctccgttaaagttcagcctttaagaaaacaacataaaactaatttcggtttttaggcgtgtatttttaaagaagcaatttatgccagcgtttttgcattttttccaactttttcaactttgacgaagtgtagcttctaaactaatgaatggaactcaacgaTGTGtacaagaaagttaaagggcattccattacctgtaaaatgagtctttaatgaccgaattcggtttatcacaactcgagttaaaaaataaaaaagtgcgaaaaacgttttttacactttaaaaaaaattggtaccatagaaaaaattttaaatgcccttttcttaatcagggagatgtatcttaccggaaaacaaaggtttcctgaagtgcgtatttcatcaatttttttttgtaaactggtgtagTATAGGGTTTCCCTAAATTAGGGAAAATACCAATGATTTATTCCTCAAAAGTAATAAACCATTTTAAGGTATTATAAATACTGTAATCTTTCTGTGACCTTAGTGAAAAGCAAAAAAATCAATCAATAGGAAATAgggaaataataataatgcaCGATTAAGGCTAGCCATTTTCCTGTTATTAATTAGAATGTACACGTCTAACCTATCAGTCGAATGTAATTTTCTTTCAAAACCAAAAACTGGTTTCTCAGAGGGTTAATCAATCAATAAGAAACCCCATGTTAAACCTAATGATAATGTATTCAAAGCACGTACCACATTTCGcacttattattttatattataggCATAAAGCGActataaaatgtaaataaagtTAATGGATTACTAAGTTGCATAACTGTAATTTGTGCatataaataatatgatataatacACATTTAGGGATCAAGAAGGCTGTGCGAAAAGTGAAAAAGAAACCCGAATACAAAGTAGGCCTTGTCCTTAACCTCGTCACACTTGTCAATATCCCAGCCCCGGATAGGTCAGTATCATTTTCCACTCCGACCAAAACGCACACCTAAAAATAAGTGAAAAAATCACTCTAGCTTCCGAATTAAGTTACAGTACTCATTCGTTTTCTTTATGTGAATTTGAAAAcacaatatattttcaatcGTGTTAGTCCGATAAGCAAGTTTTTATTACTGACATATAGAACACGAAGTTTGAGATGGCCTCGCTACGGCGGTCACATGGCGGCGGTCGCGATTTCCTGCAGGAGAACAAGCAGAATGTCGCCCGCATGGAGACCAATGGCAGGTGCTTGGCCGCGGCCCATGCCCGCCGGGTGCCCCTGTGGCGTCCGGTGGTGCTCCACTACACGGAGCGTTTGCGTCCCCATGGCTTTATTAGCCAGGAGCGTCAACGCTATCTGCATGCCGCCCACCAAGCTCCCGATCTGAGGAGCGGTCTGGCCCAGCCGTATGGTTTCAGGACCGCGTCACTTCCCAGGTTACCGAATCTCTGCGACATGGCCCAAAATTTGGCGGTGCGCAGGGAGAAGGAGCGCATGCAGGGCGGCTGGGAGGACCAGCAGAAGATGCCTCCAATGAGGTGCTGCAACGGTTGCCACTGTCATCACGGCCCTCAAGCCCATCAGGGTCACCAGGCCGAGGCAGTGTCTCTTCGTCAGGGTCACCAGGCTGACGCAGTGTCCCTCCGTCAGGGTCACCAAGCCGAGACAGTGTCCCTGCGTCAGGGTCACCAGGCCGAGCCGATGCCTCCCCATCAGGGTCACCAAGCAGAGGGGATAGCTCACATCAAGGGTCACCAAGCCGAGCCGGAAGTAAAGATGTCCAGACAGGGAGAAGGTGATCAGGCCGATCGCGTTTCCCTGGTTTCCCGAGCATCCCGCGGGTCTCGCCGTCCCCAGAGGATCCCTACTCACGCCCAGGAGAACGCCGATCCCGAGGCACCTTTGAGTGCCCGCAGCAATGCCTCCGGCAAGACCCTCAAGTCCAAGAGATCTGTTTCCCAGGAGAGTGTCCGCTCGAATGCCACCATCAAGTCGAACATTTCAGTGGCCTCCAGGAGCACCACGGCCTCGAAGAGATCTCAAGTGAGTCGCAAGTCGCAGATGATGGAGGTAATGCCGCCTCCAACGCATTTGCAGGACCAAAAGCCCCGGGAGGGGGAACTGGAGAAGCCACCGCCAACCGCCTACGAGGGCTACACACCACTGACCACCACCGAGAGAAACGCTGCCCTCCAGGATGCCCAGTTCAAGTACGGCAAACTCGTCGAGGAATATAACCATCTGCCCGTTTCGGAGCCCACTTTGCGCGTGCGCAATCGAAAGATCGCCATCGAACGTCAGCTGGACGAACTGGACTATGCCATCAATATGTTCGATCAGCCCAATCTGGATATGTACTACAAGAAATGATGATCACACTCCGCTCGTTAATCGTTTCAAAGAATGTTGCCCATTTCCAAATTGAGTTGTTTGCCACAAAACCGTTCGGAAACCTTACCACAGACATAGAAAGGATCTGAATTGAAAAAACCTCGAGAAAAATACCAGATATAGCACTGAATTGCTACTAAACTTATAAAAATGTGATGCCAAATGGCATACAAATGCAAACTCTTAAATGAACATAAAACAACAAACTAAACCAAATGCTTAGCAAACCATAACAAACGTCATACTTAaaacttaaacaaaattacACTTGCCCGAAGAAGAGGACTCAAGTTCGAACATAATTATGAAGAACTATAACCATGATAAATCGAATGGAAATACGAAAATCAAGAACATAAAATCCAATGGGATTACAGaaatcaacaaaaataaatcatGGGTCATAAGATTATcatatttgttttattgtCGGGAAATTAGGAAAAGCTCTTGACTTATAGCACCCAAAAGTATGCATCGATCTACACAACTGAAACCTTTATAAATAACTAAGATATTATAGTAGATCAATGCAACCAATTATTAGGTAGGCAGGTTGGTTCTCCCgatctttttgttttctaGAAATACTCAAAGGTGACcccaaattttataaatacatatataaccAAAgtaaaattcttttaaaatttcttgGAATTTCGATagttataatattaataaaaaaacggAGTTTTGAAAGATATAACATTTAATGATCTTGGTACATTAAGGGCAGTTATGATGTACTGCAGATAAGGTGTGGTGACcccaatttatttttattacaattttaaaagaaagGAAGTTCTTTAAAAGAAAAAGCCCTTAACTtttttgatatgatatgataaatAACTCTCCAGTTCTTGATCAAATTAAGATATCTATTGCTGTTAGAATGTCAAAGTGTGACCTCGTACTCACCCAGAATGGCCCTCAGATGTCCTTCGAGGGTCTGCAGGATCGTCTGCTTGATCTCCTTGACGCTCTTGCCCAGGAATTGCTCGCTGGCAGTGCCTAGAAGCTCGTCGGCCTGATGGTGGAAATAATAGACATTCATCATCtgtacgtgtgtgtgtgtgtttgcgtgtgtgtgtgtgtgtgtaggtTGGATAAGTGTTTGTGTGGGTATCACCATGTCGGTGTGCATGTGTGTAAAGGGCATTTTGCAGGTTCGATTGattgatttttgttttttttttttttatcacggttttttgtttatttatgataagttttttgtttcgttggttttgtttaaattatagttcacccacacacacgcacatgCACACATAGACAGAGCGAcagagatatatatatatatttataacgTATATATAGAGATATATAGAGCGATACATGGAGTATAACGGTAACAGCAGCAACCAGAGCAGTAACGGTAGCAGTAACGGTAGAGGAGcagtatttggtatttttttttttttttgagtagAACAATTTAGATTTAAATGATTTGTTGTTGGTTGAAtgcatgtgtgtgtttttttgggttaattATAGTTGATTTCGTTTACAGTTACAGTTAGTTGCGgattggttttatttttttgatgaGTTGAACGTTGAACGATCGGTCAGCAGGGTTTTTGGTCGATTATTTGGTGGTGGTGAAAAGAAAGTAGAGAAAAAAGAGAGTAGAACACAGAGATCAACATGGTTTCGATTTTCGATATttctttgtattattttgcagACTGTACTTTTCTTTCTCCTTCTTCTTCCTCCTCAGCttctgatgatgatgattgaATGACTTCGATAAACGCAAAATGCATACAAAACTCAAATATATTTGGGCACAAAACCCGAACGAAAGCACATGCATTTAACATTAAATAATGGATCATGATCCCTTTTCGctaggtgtgtgtgtgtgtggatgcgaatgtgtgtgtgggtggttAGGGTGCTTGATAAGAAATGTAAATAtacatattaatttttaaattttgaatggGAGGACAAAAAACCAACGTAAATCGAACCCAGGATATTAAATCAAAGAAATGCAATAATAAACATACCTCGTCGttataatcattatgcttatACGAAGATGACTGCAAAATTGAATGGAAATAATTAAGTAATAGAACACAATTTTGAGGCAGGCAAGTGTAGAGTATAAATTGATCACAATTGCGACTAACTGGAAAGTGAAGTGCGCTTTTTCTTTTTGGTGCAGCATTCATTGATATTTGTAGTCACACAAGTGAAGTGCTTTGTTATGATATAAAGACAGTTTTTGAATCAATTAGTTATTctattaaacaatttatttttttgtactggtaaaaattcaaaataaatacgaAACTAACATT includes these proteins:
- the LOC119558236 gene encoding flotillin-2 isoform X1, which translates into the protein MGNIHTTGPNEALIVSGGCCGSTKKRTIVGGWAWAWWLVTDVQRLSLNVMTLNPMCENVETSQGVPLTVTGVAQCKIMKSSSYKHNDYNDEADELLGTASEQFLGKSVKEIKQTILQTLEGHLRAILGTLTVEEVYKDRDQFAALVREVAAPDVGRMGIEILSFTIKDVYDDVQYLASLGKAQTAVVKRDADAGVAEANRDAGIREAECEKSAMDVKYSTDTKIEDNTRMYKLQKANFDQEINTAKAESQLAYELQAAKIRQRIRNEEIQIEVVERRKQIEIETQEVHRKDRELTGNVKLPAEAEAFRLQTLAQAKQCQTIEGARAEAERIRKIGSAEAHAIELVGKAEAERMRMKAHVYKQYGDAAIMNIVLESLPKIAAEVAAPLAKTDEIVLIGGNDNITNDVTRLVAQLPPSINALTGVDLSKVLSKIPGAKA
- the LOC119558236 gene encoding flotillin-2 isoform X4, yielding MGIEILSFTIKDVYDDVQYLASLGKAQTAVVKRDADAGVAEANRDAGIREAECEKSAMDVKYSTDTKIEDNTRMYKLQKANFDQEINTAKAESQLAYELQAAKIRQRIRNEEIQIEVVERRKQIEIETQEVHRKDRELTGNVKLPAEAEAFRLQTLAQAKQCQTIEGARAEAERIRKIGSAEAHAIELVGKAEAERMRMKAHVYKQYGDAAIMNIVLESLPKIAAEVAAPLAKTDEIVLIGGNDNITNDVTRLVAQLPPSINALTGVDLSKVLSKIPGAKA
- the LOC119558236 gene encoding flotillin-2 isoform X3, encoding MGNIHTTGPNEALIVSGGCCGSTKKRTIVGGWAWAWWLVTDVQRLSLNVMTLNPMCENVETSQGVPLTVTGVAQCKIMKADELLGTASEQFLGKSVKEIKQTILQTLEGHLRAILGTLTVEEVYKDRDQFAALVREVAAPDVGRMGIEILSFTIKDVYDDVQYLASLGKAQTAVVKRDADAGVAEANRDAGIREAECEKSAMDVKYSTDTKIEDNTRMYKLQKANFDQEINTAKAESQLAYELQAAKIRQRIRNEEIQIEVVERRKQIEIETQEVHRKDRELTGNVKLPAEAEAFRLQTLAQAKQCQTIEGARAEAERIRKIGSAEAHAIELVGKAEAERMRMKAHVYKQYGDAAIMNIVLESLPKIAAEVAAPLAKTDEIVLIGGNDNITNDVTRLVAQLPPSINALTGVDLSKVLSKIPGAKA
- the LOC119558238 gene encoding uncharacterized protein LOC119558238, which produces MASLRRSHGGGRDFLQENKQNVARMETNGRCLAAAHARRVPLWRPVVLHYTERLRPHGFISQERQRYLHAAHQAPDLRSGLAQPYGFRTASLPRLPNLCDMAQNLAVRREKERMQGGWEDQQKMPPMRCCNGCHCHHGPQAHQGHQAEAVSLRQGHQADAVSLRQGHQAETVSLRQGHQAEPMPPHQGHQAEGIAHIKGHQAEPEVKMSRQGEGDQADRVSLVSRASRGSRRPQRIPTHAQENADPEAPLSARSNASGKTLKSKRSVSQESVRSNATIKSNISVASRSTTASKRSQVSRKSQMMEVMPPPTHLQDQKPREGELEKPPPTAYEGYTPLTTTERNAALQDAQFKYGKLVEEYNHLPVSEPTLRVRNRKIAIERQLDELDYAINMFDQPNLDMYYKK
- the LOC119558236 gene encoding flotillin-2 isoform X2, whose protein sequence is MGNIHTTGPNEALIVSGGCCGSTKKRTIVGGWAWAWWLVTDVQRLSLNVMTLNPMCENVETSQGVPLTVTGVAQCKIMKMMNVYYFHHQADELLGTASEQFLGKSVKEIKQTILQTLEGHLRAILGTLTVEEVYKDRDQFAALVREVAAPDVGRMGIEILSFTIKDVYDDVQYLASLGKAQTAVVKRDADAGVAEANRDAGIREAECEKSAMDVKYSTDTKIEDNTRMYKLQKANFDQEINTAKAESQLAYELQAAKIRQRIRNEEIQIEVVERRKQIEIETQEVHRKDRELTGNVKLPAEAEAFRLQTLAQAKQCQTIEGARAEAERIRKIGSAEAHAIELVGKAEAERMRMKAHVYKQYGDAAIMNIVLESLPKIAAEVAAPLAKTDEIVLIGGNDNITNDVTRLVAQLPPSINALTGVDLSKVLSKIPGAKA